From Stenotrophomonas sp. SAU14A_NAIMI4_8:
GTCACCACCTTGCTCAACGCGTTGCGCAGGGTCTTGCGGCGCTGGCCGAAGGCGGCCTTGACCACCTCGGCAAAGCGCGCGTGATCGTGGATGGCGATCGTGGCCGGGTCGCGCGGCACCAGCCGCACCACGGCCGAATCGACCTTCGGCGGCGGCCGGAACGCGCCCGGCGGCACCACGAACAGCGAGGTGACCTGGCAGTAGGCCTGCAGCATCACGCTCAGGCGGCCATAGACCTTGCTGCCCGGGCCGGCGGCCATGCGGTCGACCACTTCCTTCTGCAGCATGAAGTGCATGTCGCGGATGACCGCGGCATGTTCCAGCGCATGGAACAGGATGGGCGAGGAGATGTTGTAGGGCAGGTTGCCGACCAGGCGGATCGGCTGGCCGGCGGCCAGTTCGGTGAAATCCACGCGCAGCACGTCGCGGTGGACGATGGTCAGCTCGCCCAGCGGTTCGGCGGCCGCGGTGAGCGGCGCGATCAGGTCGCGGTCGAACTCGATCACCGTCAGCTTCGGGTGGACGCGCAGCAGGGGCAGGGTGATCGCGCCCTGGCCAGGGCCGATTTCGACCAGGCGGTCGCCATCCTTGGGGTTGACCGCCATCACGATCTTGTCGATGTAGTGGCGGTCGGCCAGGAAATGCTGGCCAAGCTGCTTCTTGGCCGGGGCGGTGAACACCGGGCCGGAGGGGGAATGCGGGGAATTCATACGCTCAGTGTACGTTGCCGGGCCAATTGCGCACACAGGGCCGTGGCGGCCTGCAGGCTGGACGGGTCGGCAATGCCCCGTCCGGCCAGGTCCAGCGCGGTGCCATGGTCGACCGCCACGCGCGGGTAGGGCAGGCCCAGGGTCAGGTTCACCGCCTGTTCGAAGCCCGAATACTTCAGCACCGGCAGGCCCTGGTCGTGGTACATGGCCAGCACGGTGTCGAACCCGGCCAGTTTGGCCGGCAGGAAGGCGGTGTCGGCCGGCAGCGGCCCGACCAGATCCATGCCCTCTGCGCGCAGGCGCTGCAGTAGCGGGATGATCAGGTCCAGTTCCTCGCGGCCCAGGTGGCCGTCTTCGCCGGCATGCGGGTTCAGGCCCAGCACGGCGATACGCGGGGCAGCCAGACCGAACTCACCGCGCAACGCGGCATGCACCGTGCGCAGGGTGTGTTCCAGGGCGGGCGCGGTGATCGCATCGGCCACCTCGCGCAAGGGCAGGTGGGTGGTGGCCAGCGCAACGCGCACGATGTCGTTGGCCAGCATCATCACCACCTTCACCCCGGCTTGGTCGGCCAGCAGTTCGGTGGTGCCGCTGTAGGCAATGCCGCCTTCGTTGATGACCGCCTTGTGCACCGGGCCGGTGACCACGCCGTGCAGCTCGCCGGACAGGCAGGCCTGGCCGGCACCGAGCAGGGCGCCGATGACGGCGCTGGCGTTGGCCGGGTCGGCCTGGCCGAAGCGGCTGGGCGCGGCATTGGCCACCACACGCAGGCGCAGATCGCCGGGCAGACGCGCGTGCGCATCTTCCGGCAGCAGTTGCAGGGGCAGCTTCAGCGCGGCAGCGGCCGCGCGCAGGGTCTCCGGGTCGGCGAAGGCGAGCAGCCGGCAATCATCGCGCGGCTGCTGTACCAGGCGGACACACAGTTCCGGACCGATCCCGGCGGGCTCGCCCGGTACCAGCGCGAGCTCGGGGCGCATGGGTCAGGACTGCGGCGGGGTGGCGGTGTTTTCCGCCCGGTCGCCGCTGCGGAAGCTGACGTAGGCTTCGCCACGCAGTTCCTGCAGGAAGCGGTTGTATTCCTCTTCCAGCTTGCGGCGGCCGATGGTTTCACGCACCTGGGCACGCTGGTTGTCGCTGGTCACGTCGGTCTGGCGCGTGGCAACGCGCTGCACGATGTGCCAGCCGGCATCGGTACGGAACGGCTGGCTGACGCCGCCATCCTGGATGCCTTCGACCTGCTGGCCGAACGCCGGGCCGAAGGCATCGGCCGGGAACCAGCCCAGATCGCCGCCCTGGCCCTTGCTGTTGCTGTCTTCCGACGATTCCTTGGCCACCTGCTCGAAGTCGGCACCACCGGCCACGCGGGCACGCAGCGTGTCGATCTTGGCCTTGGCGGCGGCATCGGTCTGGTTGCCGTCCACGCGCACCAGGATATGGCGGGCATGGTATTCGGTGACCGTGTGGGCACCGGCGGCGGCGTTGGCATCACGCACTTCCACCAGCTTCAGCAGCTGGAAGCCGCTGGGGCCGCGGATCGGGCCAACCACATCGCCGGCCTTCATCTGCTGCATCATCTGCGCGAATGCCGCCGGGATTTCGTCCAGCGTGCGCCAGCCCAGGTCGCCGCCTTCCAGCGCGTTGGGGCTGTCCGAATAGCGCACGGCGGCGGCGTTGAAGTCCAGCTCGCCCTTGTCCAGCAGGGCCTTCACGCCGTCGGCCTTCTTCTGGCCGGTGGCGATCTGGTCGGCGTTGGCGCCGTCGGGCAGGGCGACCAGGATGTGCGCCAGGTGGTACTGGTTGCCGGCGGTGGCCTGCTGCTTCAGCGCGGCGTCTACTTCACCCTCGCTCACGCTGATGCGGCTCTGCGCGAAGCTCTGGCGCAGGCGCTGCACGGTGATCTCGTCGCGCACCGAGGAACGGAATTCCTCGAAGTCGATGCCGTCATGGGCCAGGCGCTGGCGCAGGCTGTCCAGGTTGGAACCGTTCTGCTGGGCGATGGAGTTCATCGCCTGGTTCAGTTCCTGGTCGCTGACACGGATGCCGCTGCCCTGGGCGCGGGCCACCTGCAGCTTCACCAGCACCAGGCGCTCCAGCACCTGGCGGCTCAGCACGTCGTCCGGCGGCAGCTGGTTTTCGCGGCCCACGTACTGGGCCTTGATGTTGGCGATGGCGCGCTGCAGTTCACTCTGCAGGACCACGTCCTCGTCGACGACCGCAGCAATGCGGTCCAGCGGCTGGGCCTCCTGCGCGATGACCTGCAGGGGGGCGGACACGCTGGACACCGCCAGCAGCGAGGCGAGAAGAACGGGGAAGCGCTTGGTCATGGGATCAGATTCGGATCGTAGTCGTCCCGGGTCACCCCGGTATTGCTGGGCGGCACCAGATAAAGGTCGTCGCGGTTGTACCCGAGGATAGCACGGCGCAGGGTACGGTCCGTGTCCTGGCCCAGCGAGCTCAGGCCCTTCAGCACGAACTCGATCTGGATGGAATTGTTCAGGTCGCCTTCGCGGTTGCGCACGTAACGGCGGGCCACGGCGCGCACGGCCAGGCAGCAGCTGTCCCACTGCACGCCGCCGATGATTTCCAGCGGCGCTTTGTCTTCCAGCGAGTAGTAGTAACGGCCAACCAGGCTCCAGCGCGCATTCAGCGGGTACAGGAACGACAGGTCGGCCTGCTTCAGCAGGTCGGTGCCGTCGGGGTTGATGCGGTGGCGGTAGGTCAGGTTGACCACGCCATCGTTGGACATCAGATAGCGGGCGCGGAAGCTGGCCAGGTCCTCACGCTTGTACTTGGGGTCCCACTGGTAGGTGGCGCTCAGGGTCCAGCGGTCGTTCACCATGTAGTTGGCGTCGGCGATCCAGGCCGACTTGCCCTTTTCAACCGGTGCGCCGCCCGGGGTGGTGGTCACCCGCGATTCGTCGAAGTACTGGATCTGGCCGATGCTGGCCGAGAACCGTTCCTTGCCGGTGGTCTGGTCGATGAAGCGGGTGCCCAGCGCCATGGTCAGCTGGTTGGCATCGTTCTGGCGGTCGGCGCCGGTGTAGCGCGAATCGCGGAACAGCTGGCCCCAGCTGAAGGTGAAGTCACGGGTGTCGAACAGCGGCAGGTCGTCCTGGTTGCGGTACGGCGTGCGCAGGTAGAACAGGCGCGGCTCCAGGGTATGCAGGAACGACTTGCCACCGATGGTGGTTTCGCGGTCGAAGAACAGGCCGGCGTCCAGGCTGGCGATCGGCAGCGAGCGGCTGGGCGAGGTGTTGCCGCGCAGCTGTTCGGCGCTGGCCGTGGCCGGATCGATGCCCTGCGAGGTCAGCACCGTCCTGCGGATGCTGTCGGCCAGGCCACGTTCCAGGTCATAGGCGGTGTAGCGGTAGGCCAGGGTCGGGGTGACATACCAGGCCGCGCCGCTGAACGGGAAGGAGATCGACGGCTTGATGTCCAGGCGCGAACCGCCGTCCATGCGGGTCACGTTGCCGGTGCGCCCATACTCCTGGTCCGCGCCGTACTTCTCATTCACGTCATCGTGGGTGAAGCGCACCGCCTCGGCGTACAGGCTGGTTTCCACCCAAGGCAGCAGCGGCTTGTCCCAGGTGAAGTACAGGCGCGGCTGACGGTTGTAGGCCAGTGCCGATTCGGTCAGGGTGTAGTCGGTCAGCTGCCAGCGGTCGGCCATGATGCCGGCGGTCCAGTCCTTGCCGGTGCCGTACAGGCCGATGGTGCTCTGCAGGTTCGACGCGGTCACCCCGACCAGACGGTTGGAGAAATCCTCCACGTAGCGCTCGTCGCTCACCCAGGCCAGGTTGGCGCGGGCCTGCCAGTGGCTGTCCACGTTGTGGTAGCCACTGAACATCACCCGGCCGCGGTCGCGGTCGCGCAGCTTGTCGTTGGGGATGTAGGCGGTCAGCAGCTCGCCGCGGCCGCCGTTGTAGAGATAGCGGAACTCGTTGTCCAGCATCAGCCCGCGCTCGCTCATGTAGCGCGGCATCAGCGTGTCGTCGTAGTTCGGCGCCAGGTTCAGGTAGATCGGCTGGGTGTAGTCGAAACCATTGCGGCCGGACATGCCCAGCTGCGGGAACAGCAGGCCGGTCTTGCGGCGGTCGTCGATCGGGAACTTGAAGTACGGCGCCCACAGCACCGGCACCTTGCCGATGCGCAGCACCGCGTTGCGGGCGGTACCGAAGCCTTCGTCGTTGTCCACGTCGATCTGCGGGGCGGTCAGCTTCCACACCG
This genomic window contains:
- the rsmA gene encoding 16S rRNA (adenine(1518)-N(6)/adenine(1519)-N(6))-dimethyltransferase RsmA; the protein is MNSPHSPSGPVFTAPAKKQLGQHFLADRHYIDKIVMAVNPKDGDRLVEIGPGQGAITLPLLRVHPKLTVIEFDRDLIAPLTAAAEPLGELTIVHRDVLRVDFTELAAGQPIRLVGNLPYNISSPILFHALEHAAVIRDMHFMLQKEVVDRMAAGPGSKVYGRLSVMLQAYCQVTSLFVVPPGAFRPPPKVDSAVVRLVPRDPATIAIHDHARFAEVVKAAFGQRRKTLRNALSKVVTAEQFAAAGVRPDARAEQLDVAEFIALANAT
- the pdxA gene encoding 4-hydroxythreonine-4-phosphate dehydrogenase PdxA, which gives rise to MRPELALVPGEPAGIGPELCVRLVQQPRDDCRLLAFADPETLRAAAAALKLPLQLLPEDAHARLPGDLRLRVVANAAPSRFGQADPANASAVIGALLGAGQACLSGELHGVVTGPVHKAVINEGGIAYSGTTELLADQAGVKVVMMLANDIVRVALATTHLPLREVADAITAPALEHTLRTVHAALRGEFGLAAPRIAVLGLNPHAGEDGHLGREELDLIIPLLQRLRAEGMDLVGPLPADTAFLPAKLAGFDTVLAMYHDQGLPVLKYSGFEQAVNLTLGLPYPRVAVDHGTALDLAGRGIADPSSLQAATALCAQLARQRTLSV
- a CDS encoding peptidylprolyl isomerase: MTKRFPVLLASLLAVSSVSAPLQVIAQEAQPLDRIAAVVDEDVVLQSELQRAIANIKAQYVGRENQLPPDDVLSRQVLERLVLVKLQVARAQGSGIRVSDQELNQAMNSIAQQNGSNLDSLRQRLAHDGIDFEEFRSSVRDEITVQRLRQSFAQSRISVSEGEVDAALKQQATAGNQYHLAHILVALPDGANADQIATGQKKADGVKALLDKGELDFNAAAVRYSDSPNALEGGDLGWRTLDEIPAAFAQMMQQMKAGDVVGPIRGPSGFQLLKLVEVRDANAAAGAHTVTEYHARHILVRVDGNQTDAAAKAKIDTLRARVAGGADFEQVAKESSEDSNSKGQGGDLGWFPADAFGPAFGQQVEGIQDGGVSQPFRTDAGWHIVQRVATRQTDVTSDNQRAQVRETIGRRKLEEEYNRFLQELRGEAYVSFRSGDRAENTATPPQS
- the lptD gene encoding LPS-assembly protein LptD; the encoded protein is MRRALRLLPLPLSIAVCLPAMADDKPLNWGLCPATEVIPAFTDAPTPVPGQDAAAASAQREQQPTDIEGDQLLGTTTVPQYQGNVALRRGDQFVGTDKLSFDTDTGNYIADGNVRYQDSSIRMVAKRAEGNQESDTHKITDIQYQLVSRRGNGEAESVDLQGAVGQMHRSTYTTCDPSQPVWKLTAPQIDVDNDEGFGTARNAVLRIGKVPVLWAPYFKFPIDDRRKTGLLFPQLGMSGRNGFDYTQPIYLNLAPNYDDTLMPRYMSERGLMLDNEFRYLYNGGRGELLTAYIPNDKLRDRDRGRVMFSGYHNVDSHWQARANLAWVSDERYVEDFSNRLVGVTASNLQSTIGLYGTGKDWTAGIMADRWQLTDYTLTESALAYNRQPRLYFTWDKPLLPWVETSLYAEAVRFTHDDVNEKYGADQEYGRTGNVTRMDGGSRLDIKPSISFPFSGAAWYVTPTLAYRYTAYDLERGLADSIRRTVLTSQGIDPATASAEQLRGNTSPSRSLPIASLDAGLFFDRETTIGGKSFLHTLEPRLFYLRTPYRNQDDLPLFDTRDFTFSWGQLFRDSRYTGADRQNDANQLTMALGTRFIDQTTGKERFSASIGQIQYFDESRVTTTPGGAPVEKGKSAWIADANYMVNDRWTLSATYQWDPKYKREDLASFRARYLMSNDGVVNLTYRHRINPDGTDLLKQADLSFLYPLNARWSLVGRYYYSLEDKAPLEIIGGVQWDSCCLAVRAVARRYVRNREGDLNNSIQIEFVLKGLSSLGQDTDRTLRRAILGYNRDDLYLVPPSNTGVTRDDYDPNLIP